GCCGTCAGCGCCATCAGTTGGAAGAAGGCGTCCTTCTGCCCGTCGCTCGCAAAGGGCCAGCCGCTGAGAAGCACACGCAGGTTGGCCTCCACGTCCCGGGGGCGTTTCGAGACGCCGTTGGGCGAGAGACGGTAGAAGGTGTGGGGCGCCGCGATGCGCTCCGCGTGGCCCGCTTCGGCAGCGCATCGCACCCAGAAATCCACGTCTTGTTGGGACACCAACTCCTCGCGGAAGCCCCCCATCTCCCGATAGCGGCTTCTCGGGACGGAGAAACTCGAACCGCTGGTCCACGTGGTCCACTCGAGGAAAGCCTCCCAGGGGACCGGCCCATCGGGCCCCGCGCCCATCGGCCCCACGGCCTGGCCCTGCAAGCTCACTTGGAGGGCCGTGTCGAAGACGAACGACGCCTCCGCCTCGGACCACCGCTCGAGGTGGGCCTCCACTTTCGTGGGTTTCCACCAGTCATCGGCGTCGAGGAAGAGGAGCAGATCGCCGGTCGAGGCGTCGACGGCTTGGTTGCGCGCGATGGCCCCGTTTCCCTTGGGAAGGCGGACCACATGCGCGCCAAGGGTTTCGGCAAGCGCGGCGGTCCCGTCGGTCGAACCGTCGTCGCCCACCACGATCTCGTCGGGCGGGCGCGACTGTTCCCAGGCCGAGCGGATGGCCTGCTCAAGCGTCTTCTCGGCGTTGGAGGCCGGGATGATGACCGAGACGCGGCGGAACTCCACTTCAGGCCGCCTGTGCCCGAGTGCGCTGCGAGAACGGCTCGTCGCGTGGCGAGGCGTGCGTGAGGACGAGTTGGATCT
This portion of the Fimbriimonadaceae bacterium genome encodes:
- a CDS encoding glycosyltransferase, with translation MEFRRVSVIIPASNAEKTLEQAIRSAWEQSRPPDEIVVGDDGSTDGTAALAETLGAHVVRLPKGNGAIARNQAVDASTGDLLLFLDADDWWKPTKVEAHLERWSEAEASFVFDTALQVSLQGQAVGPMGAGPDGPVPWEAFLEWTTWTSGSSFSVPRSRYREMGGFREELVSQQDVDFWVRCAAEAGHAERIAAPHTFYRLSPNGVSKRPRDVEANLRVLLSGWPFASDGQKDAFFQLMALTAAGFTPFPDCIQYLRLAGWPVHRPKFWRALARSLRAA